The following are encoded in a window of Fulvia fulva chromosome 7, complete sequence genomic DNA:
- a CDS encoding Cell wall acid trehalase: protein MLLGTLALLALASTITATIYNTRFNGTTWDDSKWILKTTHLDQGHYQSRMSLANGYLGINLAAIGPFFDYDDPVGSDNINGWPLFDRRQSFATIAGFWDSQPTTNGTNFEWLNQYGGESVISGVPHWAGLHVKVGDQLLDAKVPAEQIANFSSSLDMRNSVMRWEYIWTPNGGEAIEVKYEMFVHKLYVNQAVVRAELKAERDVNVTVIDLLDGDCAVRSTFVEKDYLATWPMIYSAVRPDGIRHSTAYIYSSLVGDDSCDLEARQRVDDPSLTGNSSSIAQSVTVALSAGKTSTVTKYVGGASGDAFEDPQEVALNASWAGVNVGFEKLLKTHVEEWKTIMPEDSVENFRDEAGALPHDENVQELAITAVTNPFQLLQNTVGDNARLAAANITKLQSNSISVCGLGSSCYAGLVFWDTEVWMQPGLVVSFPQASRQIAQYRVDRERQAHENILTAYQSSQNETGKFSPEGAVYSWTSGRFGNCTGTGPCFDYQYHLNGDIGLEFYNYWSVTGDTDYFREELFPIYESFAQLYADLVTYNDTTGLYDLYNATDPDEYANFQNNVGYTMALMASHINNTNEIRERFGMEANETWAKISSLITIPVDNDANLILEYATQNGSITVKQADIVLIDDFLQWPNPYTLSNLDYYAAAQSPDGPAMTYGVFSIVANRESPSGCAGYTYDLYGSAPYTRGPWFQFSEQIIDDWSLNGGTHPAFPFLTGVGGANRVAVFGYLGLRLNPDTLDVDPFLPPQIPQLSYRTIYWQGWPIKAYSNQTHTSLTRTGDPLTQANSTFATAAIPVIQGITGTNHFQLRPNSTITLENRQIGDIKTIPGNLAQCRPVSSEADYEPGQFPLSAVDGSVSTKWQPTLSNTTATLTVELPQPFVPITSLRFDWAQAPPSSFRVTFHNLSDTSAVPPLEVTSQQNVEISDPYNAETAFLIRPYMSNTTNVTLDTPAWSARFATLEIKGNRGTEGTSDEANGTGATVAEWAVVAAGTGEDLARRSRRAWLGWA, encoded by the coding sequence ATGCTCCTCGGCACCCTCGCGCTCTTGGCGCTCGCCAGCACCATCACAGCCACAATCTACAACACCCGCTTCAACGGCACAACCTGGGACGACTCGAAATGGATCCTAAAGACTACCCACCTCGATCAAGGTCACTACCAATCCCGCATGTCCCTCGCCAATGGCTACCTGGGCATCAATCTCGCTGCAATCGGTCCCTTCTTCGACTATGATGACCCCGTAGGCAGTGATAATATCAATGGCTGGCCGCTTTTCGATAGAAGACAGAGTTTCGCGACGATTGCGGGATTTTGGGATTCGCAGCCGACGACGAATGGGACGAATTTCGAGTGGTTGAATCAGTATGGGGGCGAGAGTGTTATTTCTGGTGTTCCGCATTGGGCGGGGTTGCATGTGAAAGTTGGGGATCAATTGCTGGACGCGAAAGTGCCGGCTGAGCAGATCGCAAATTTCAGCTCGAGCCTGGATATGAGGAATTCGGTGATGAGATGGGAGTATATTTGGACTCCGAATGGTGGAGAGGCGATTGAAGTGAAGTATGAGATGTTTGTGCATAAGTTGTATGTCAATCAGGCTGTGGTGAGGGCGGAGTTGAAGGCGGAGAGAGATGTGAATGTTACCGTGATTGATCTGCTGGATGGGGATTGTGCGGTGAGGAGTACTTTCGTGGAGAAGGATTACCTTGCGACTTGGCCGATGATTTATTCAGCTGTCAGACCGGATGGGATCAGGCATTCTACCGCGTATATCTACTCATCGCTTGTGGGAGATGACTCCTGCGACCTTGAGGCGAGGCAGAGGGTTGATGATCCGAGCCTGACTGGCAACAGCTCGAGCATTGCTCAGTCCGTGACTGTGGCTTTGTCAGCTGGAAAGACTTCGACGGTCACGAAGTATGTTGGTGGAGCATCTGGAGATGCGTTTGAGGATCCACAGGAAGTGGCTTTGAATGCTTCGTGGGCCGGAGTGAATGTCGGCTTCGAAAAGTTGCTCAAGACCCATGTCGAGGAGTGGAAGACGATCATGCCAGAAGACAGCGTTGAAAACTTTCGCGATGAGGCTGGAGCTCTTCCGCACGACGAGAATGTACAGGAGCTGGCCATCACAGCTGTGACCAACCCATTTCAGCTTCTACAAAACACCGTCGGCGACAATGCTAGGTTAGCTGCTGCGAACATCACCAAACTGCAATCAAACAGTATCAGCGTTTGCGGACTTGGCAGCTCATGCTATGCAGGTCTCGTGTTCTGGGACACAGAAGTCTGGATGCAGCCGGGTCTCGTAGTCTCCTTCCCCCAGGCCTCTCGACAAATTGCACAGTACCGGGTCGACAGAGAGCGCCAAGCGCATGAGAACATTCTAACAGCTTATCAGTCCAGTCAAAATGAGACTGGCAAGTTCTCACCCGAAGGTGCTGTCTACTCCTGGACTTCTGGGCGATTTGGTAATTGTACTGGCACGGGACCATGCTTCGACTACCAGTATCACCTTAATGGTGACATTGGCCTTGAGTTCTACAATTACTGGTCAGTTACTGGAGACACTGACTACTTCCGCGAGGAGCTGTTCCCGATTTACGAGTCCTTTGCGCAGCTGTATGCTGACCTCGTCACATATAACGATACAACAGGACTGTATGATCTTTACAACGCCACTGACCCGGACGAGTACGCCAACTTCCAGAACAACGTTGGCTATACGATGGCCCTGATGGCTAGCCACATCAACAACACGAACGAGATTCGCGAACGCTTCGGGATGGAAGCGAACGAGACTTGGGCGAAAATTTCGTCCCTGATCACGATCCCAGTCGATAACGATGCGAATCTGATCCTCGAGTACGCTACACAGAATGGTAGTATCACTGTGAAGCAAGCCGATATCGTTCTCATCGATGACTTCCTCCAATGGCCGAATCCATACACCCTCAGCAATCTGGACTACTATGCCGCTGCTCAGTCGCCTGATGGACCGGCTATGACGTATGGTGTCTTTAGCATTGTCGCCAATCGTGAGAGTCCTTCTGGGTGCGCTGGATATACCTACGACCTGTATGGGTCAGCACCGTATACCCGAGGACCATGGTTCCAGTTTAGCGAACAGATTATCGATGACTGGTCTCTGAACGGCGGCACCCACCCAGCGTTCCCATTCTTGACTGGTGTTGGTGGTGCAAATCGTGTCGCAGTCTTTGGCTACCTTGGTCTGCGACTCAACCCAGACACTCTCGACGTGGACCCTTTCCTCCCTCCCCAGATCCCACAGCTATCATACAGAACGATCTACTGGCAAGGCTGGCCGATCAAGGCATACTCAAACCAAACACATACTTCCCTAACTCGTACTGGCGATCCACTCACTCAAGCCAACAGCACCTTTGCCACAGCGGCGATACCGGTAATTCAGGGCATCACCGGAACGAATCACTTCCAGCTACGACCTAACAGCACTATCACGCTCGAGAACCGCCAGATCGGCGACATCAAGACCATACCCGGTAACCTCGCCCAATGTCGACCAGTATCTTCCGAAGCAGACTACGAACCCGGCCAGTTCCCCCTCAGCGCAGTCGACGGCTCAGTCAGCACAAAATGGCAGCCGACCCTTTCCAACACGACCGCGACCCTGACCGTCGAACTCCCACAACCCTTCGTCCCCATCACTTCTCTTCGCTTCGATTGGGCTCAAGCACCACCGTCATCCTTCCGCGTAACCTTCCACAACCTCTCCGATACCTCCGCCGTCCCGCCGCTGGAAGTCACGAGTCAGCAGAATGTGGAGATCAGTGATCCGTACAATGCGGAGACTGCGTTCTTGATCAGGCCGTATATGTCGAACACGACTAACGTTACGCTAGACACGCCGGCGTGGAGCGCGAGGTTCGCCACGTTAGAGATCAAAGGGAATAGAGGGACGGAGGGGACGAGTGATGAGGCGAATGGAACTGGGGCTACGGTGGCGGAGTGGGCGGTCGTTGCGGCGGGGACGGGGGAGGATTTGGCGAGACGGAGCAGGAGGGCTTGGTTGGGGTGGGCTTGA
- a CDS encoding Glycine dehydrogenase (decarboxylating), mitochondrial, whose amino-acid sequence MSASAAALRLRAQWLATRRPLSTRCLVLNKPPHRPAVAQARLAALQTRTTHGTVRSFYSSSTESTTSADPKHDDSNNASIFAPLDTFPRRHIGPTAESAEEMLQALDPPAKSLDDFVQSVLPPSILSKKNLSVEGPVPESGSVPTSEGGYSESQLLARLREIASENKVYKNYIGCGYAGTRVPEVIKRNILENPAWYTSYTPYQPEISQGRLESLLNFQTMVTDLTGLAIANASLLDEPTAAAEAMTLAVNSLPIARQKRAKKVWLVSHLCHPQTIAVLESRAQGFNVTIEVADILADNSKKLDEIGQDLIGVQVQYPDTLGGVEDYRGLADKVHKLQGTFAVGTDLLALTLLTPPGEFGADVAFGNAQRFGVPFGFGGPHAAFFAVSDKYKRKIPGRLIGLSKDRLGDNAARLALQTREQHIRREKATSNVCTAQALLANMSAMYAIYHGPAGLKRIAEKVAKMTQVLANGLVEAGLEVRPGVAFDTVIIKKHDAPGFASKTVQNFLTNFRVIDNDHIGITIDETVGKKQIEEIFRAFTTDPVDVDALAQGVEATGGVPDFFKRTSTYLEHPVFNSYHSETEILRYMHHLQSKDLSLVHSMIPLGSCTMKLNATTEMVPISWPEFANIHPFAPADQAQGYRKMIQELEDDLAEITGFHSVSLQPNSGAQGEFAGLRVIKKYLEQQSGGKKRDICLIPVSAHGTNPASAAMVGMRVVTIKCDPKTGNLDIQDLEAKCKKYKDELGAIMVTYPSTFGVFEPEVKKVCDLVHQYGGQVYMDGANMNAQIGLTSPGTIGADVCHLNLHKTFCIPHGGGGPGVGPIGVAEHLAPYLPGHPLVADVGGEKAIAPISAAPWGSASILPISWAYIKMMGARGLTHATKITLLNANYIQSRLKPHYDILYTNENGRCAHEFILDTRKFVDTAGIQVIDIAKRLQDYGFHSPTMSWPVANTLMIEPTESESKNELDRFCDALISIREEIAEIEQGKQPRHGNVLTNAPHTMKDLITSEWDRPYSRAKAAYPLEWLEEKKFWPSVTRLDDAYGDMNLFCSCAPVETVEGMTGVDAPMPT is encoded by the exons ATGTCTGCATCTGCAGCAGCGCTGCGGCTTCGTGCCCAGTGGCTTGCAACACGACGTCCACTGTCGACCCGCTGTCTTGTACTCAACAAGCCACCACATCGTCCAGCCGTAGCACAGGCTCGCCTCGCAGCACTGCAGACACGAACGACTCACGGCACAGTCCGCAGCTTCTACTCCAGCTCCACCGAAAGCACCACTTCAGCCGACCCGAAACACGACGACAGCAACAATGCCTCCATCTTCGCCCCGCTCGATACCTTTCCTCGCCGACACATTGGCCCTACCGCTGAGTCGGCGGAGGAGATGTTGCAAGCCCTCGATCCGCCTGCAAAGAGCTTGGATGACTTTGTACAATCAGTCTTGCCGCCATCGATCCTGTCGAAGAAGAACTTGAGCGTAGAGGGGCCAGTGCCTGAGTCAGGATCTGTCCCAACCAGCGAAGGCGGCTACTCTGAAAGCCAGCTTCTGGCAAGATTGAGGGAGATTGCCAGCGAGAACAAGGTCTACAAGAACTACATTGGCTGTGGATATGCGGGAACGAGAGTGCCAGAGGTCATCAAGCGCAACATCCTTGAGAATCCAGCTTGGTATACAAGCTACACACCATACCAGCCTGAGATCAGTCAAGGGCGATTGGAGTCATTGCTGAACTTCCAGACTATGGTGACAGATCTTACTGGTCTCGCCATTGCCAATGCGTCGCTCCTTGATGAGCCCACTGCAGCTGCTGAGGCCATGACTCTGGCTGTAAACTCTCTACCTATTGCTCGTCAGAAGCGAGCTAAGAAGGTCTGGCTCGTATCGCATCTCTGCCACCCACAGACGATTGCTGTGCTTGAGAGCCGTGCCCAAGGTTTCAACGTCACCATCGAGGTCGCAGACATTCTCGCAGATAACAGCAAGAAGCTCGATGAGATCGGCCAAGACCTGATTGGTGTGCAAGTTCAGTACCCGGACACCCTTGGTGGTGTAGAGGACTACAGAGGACTGGCCGACAAGGTGCACAAGCTGCAGGGTACATTCGCCGTTGGCACAGATTTGCTCGCTCTAACACTGCTTACTCCTCCCGGCGAATTTGGAGCTGATGTCGCGTTCGGTAACGCTCAGCGATTCGGCGTACCGTTTGGTTTTGGTGGACCTCATGCCGCATTCTTCGCTGTGAGCGATAAGTACAAGCGTAAGATTCCAGGTCGCTTGATCGGTTTGTCGAAGGATCGTCTTGGTGATAATGCAGCTCGTCTTGCTCTGCAGACTCGGGAGCAGCACATTCGACGTGAAAAGGCCACCAGCAATGTGTGCACTGCCCAAGCTCTTCTCGCCAACATGAGCGCAATGTACGCCATCTACCATGGTCCAGCCGGATTGAAGAGGATTGCAGAGAAGGTCGCAAAGATGACTCAAGTGCTTGCGAACGGTCTGGTAGAAGCTGGTCTAGAGGTCAGGCCTGGTGTTGCATTCGACACCGTCATCATCAAGAAGCATGATGCACCCGGTTTCGCCAGCAAGACCGTGCAGAACTTTTTGACGAACTTCCGTGTCATCGACAACGACCACATTGGCATCACAATCGACGAGACTGTTGGCAAAAAGCAAATCGAGGAGATCTTCCGCGCTTTCACCACGGACCCAGTCGATGTCGATGCACTCGCGCAAGGTGTTGAAGCTACTGGCGGTGTACCTGACTTCTTCAAGCGCACGTCGACCTACCTCGAGCACCCAGTCTTCAACTCGTACCACTCTGAGACCGAGATCCTGCGATACATGCATCACTTGCAGTCAAAGGACTTGTCTCTCGTGCATTCCATGATCCCGCTTGGATCATGCACCATGAAGCTTAACGCCACCACCGAGATGGTACCAATCTCTTGGCCAGAGTTTGCCAACATTCATCCTTTTGCTCCAGCCGACCAAGCCCAGGGGTACAGGAAGATGATCCAAGAGCTCGAGGACGACTTGGCCGAGATCACTGGTTTCCACTCCGTCTCGTTGCAGCCAAACTCTGGTGCTCAAGGTGAATTCGCTGGTCTTCGCGTCATCAAGAAGTACCTCGAACAGCAGTCTGGCGGCAAAAAGCGTGACATTTGCCTCATACCTGTGTCAGCTCATGGCACTAACCCTGCTTCGGCCGCTATGGTAGGCATGCGTGTTGTGACGATCAAGTGCGACCCTAAGACTGGCAATCTCGACATTCAGGACCTCGAAGCAAAGTGCAAGAAGTACAAGGATGAGCTTGGTGCTATCATGGTAACATATCCATCCACATTCGGTGTGTTCGAGCCAGAAGTCAAGAAGGTTTGCGATCTTGTGCATCAATACGGCGGACAGGTCTACATGGATGGTGCAAACATGAACGCTCAGATTGGCCTTACCTCTCCAGGAACGATCGGTGCTGATGTGTGCCATCTGAACCTACACAAGACGTTCTGCATTCCACATGGTGGAGGTGGACCTGGTGTTGGACCTATCGGTGTTGCTGAGCACCTTGCGCCATACTTGCCAGGCCACCCGCTGGTTGCAGATGTTGGTGGTGAGAAGGCTATCGCACCTATCTCCGCCGCTCCTTGGGGATCTGCCAGCATTCTGCCCATCAGCTGGGCATACATCAAGATGATGGGTGCTCGAGGACTTACACATGCCACGAAGATCACACTCCTCAACGCCAACTACATTCAATCTCGACTGAAGCCTCACTACGACATCCTCTACACCAACGAGAATGGCCGCTGTGCCCACGAATTCATCCTCGACACTCGCAAGTTCGTCGACACAGCTGGCATCCAAGTCATCGACATCGCCAAACGTCTGCAGGACTACGGATTTCACTCCCCTACCATGTCATGGCCCGTCGCCAACACTCTCATGATCGAGCCGACTGAATCCGAATCGAAGAACGAGCTCGATCGCTTCTGCGATGCTCTCATCTCCATCCGCGAGGAAATCGCAGAGATCGAGCAAGGAAAGCAACCACGTCATGGGAATGTTTTGACCAATGCTCCGCACACCATGAAGGATCTTATCACATCGGAATGGGATCGACCATATAGCAGAGCCAAGGCGGCTTACCCACTGGAGTGGCTGGAGGAGAAGAAGTTCTGGCCGAGTGTCACCAGGTTGGATGATGCTTATGGTGATATGAACTTGTTCTGCAG CTGCGCCCCAGTCGAAACCGTCGAGGGCATGACCGGCGTCGACGCTCCAATGCCTACCTAG